caatgactttttttaatgacattatttttttcaaaacgtTTTTTCAAAGATGAAACATAACATTATGTCCATAATCCAATGGGAATGATATAACTGTCTTTCTATGAGACCTAGGAAATTAAGTCTTGATGGGTCTTTTTTATATGTCATAACAGGAAAATTACAGGTGTATTTGATAACATGAATTAATAATGGATGCATTGCAGTTAGCTATATCAGCTCAGGGTCGTGTGGTTGGCTGAAAGAACAGAACTataattagtgttattagtttATACCTGTACTTTTTCTGCTATCGCAAGTTAAAATGGCATCATCCAGATGccaaaataaacataattttgttgttgttgttttttacaaaaGTGTAAATATTATAAAGCTATTGATGCACATCAGTGAACACAAGCCCTTTGAGGGAACATAAAACATACAATTTGTTCACAGTGAATGTATAATTACATATAAATGTACAACTGACAACAGACGTATTAGATTCAAGTTTTATTTAGAagagaaatacaaaatataggAAATTTGAATAATATGTACACTATACATTCCCAGCATGGAGAGTTTTTCATCCTCTCCACAGCCAACGATTGCAGCTTGTTCCCACTAGGTGACTCTGCTGTTCTcagtttgtctctgtctctgatcCACTTCATCAAAACCAAGGTCTCCACATGGAGGAAGAAGAGTTTGGTGGTGACCCCTCCCTCGGTGCAGGGTGTGGAGGGGATCTCAGGGTGATGAGAGGGGGGCAGAGGAGGGCCGGAGAGCCGGAGTGAGGAGCGGTGGGCGAGAAACTAAAGAAGGAGGTGTTGGAGGACAGAGGTGACAGGCTGGGGGGGAAGGAGAAGTGAGAGGCAAATGACgggaaaggaggagaggtggCATAAGTGGAGAAAGAGGGCGAAAGCCacggagagggagggggggacagATAGTCGTGGAACGGTGTGGAGCAGGAGTGAGGCTGAAATGGGGAGTGAGATGGAAACTTAGGagtctcttctttcctctcagaTGTGCAAATGACATCCATAGTTATTCCATCTGGTCCTTTAGCCATCTCAGTGTCGGTCACTCTCTTGTTGAAGTCTGGTTGAGGATTGTTTGGCTGCTGGCTCTCTGTGTGGTGTTTCAACCCCTCGATCAGTCTCGTTCTCTGTGCCGGTGTGATTTTGTGCATGTAGCTGCTCAGCTGGGCCACACACTGCTGAAAACCTGCACTCTCTATGGTAAAGAGAGTAGGAGCACCGGACTCTGTGTGATGAAGGCTTACCACAGGAGCATGAGTCTTCACGTGACTGGTAGTAGAGTCTGCAGCAAAGAAAAGACACCATGGGTGAGGGAGTGtgacattaaaatgttgatttgcagcagaaaaagggatttttatgaaatatttcatACATTTAAACTGAACTATTTTGTTTGACGAACCCTTTCTCAGGTCCCTCCCATCTGTCCACTTCTGAACATATTCCACAGCCAAGTCAAGAATCTCTGCTTTCTCTATTTTAGGATTCTGCAGCCGCTGATAACAACGAAATAGGGGAGAAATATTTCATCATTGTAAGGTTATGATTCCCTTAAACACGTGTAGAGACCGGATGTGATTTTGTTGAAATGACTCACTGGATCAGACGTGTGATTCAACAGCAAACTCCTCAGTTCAGCCAGACTTTGATTTATTCgatctcttctcttcttttccaCAACTGGTTTCAGAACCTAAAGAGACAAACAGCATTATGTGAGGATAATTAAGTTGTGGGCACAGCAGgtattatttttattggattgtttgaCCACTATGTATGTCACCAGTTACatgtatctgtatatgtatatccAGTAAGCTTATACCTCAATATAAACCTAAATATAAATATCATATAccttaataaatggtaaaaacattttttttaaaaataccatCGACAAcatgggttgccaggttgtgaaaaacCTTTATTATACCTGCagttaaaaatgtgattaattcattaataaaccTGGCAACTCAAAAAATGGTTCTCATTGATGGCTTAGAACTGCCCTATAAAGGATTATTACATgatttattaacattaataaagACTTAGTTTCAActtataaaacatttgtaaataaataaataaaagttcttACCCTCTTTCTACTCTTGCCCTCTTCCAGAGTTGGGTTTTGTAGTTTCCTGGTCATGTTGCAGACAGTGTTTGGTCCAGATGTCCTCAGTGGAAGCTGCATCAGTTCAAACAGCCTCCTGTCTCCTGTTGGCAGACTATAAGTAGAGCTCtgctgcctctgattggctgacaagTGTGAGTGACGACACTTAACCGAAAATGGTCGCTCCTAACTTTATTATGGTCTATGGATAAAAATCGAAACTATACATTTCAAACAGTGATCAGGTGGTGAGGTTTCTCTAAAATAACTTTTATAAGGCAACAATTTGTATCTTATTATAACCTATAATATAGCAAATCTTGACatatgatgacatcatcagacaGAGGCAGCCTGCTGGTGTAGTTTGATAGTTTATAAATCTACCTCACTCCTGAAAAGTAAAGCTCAATATCTCGGTTGTCTAAGAAGATTTCATAGAAGAGGTAGGCTAAATAGGCTTTTGAAACTGTATCTAATGAGTTTGGATGAGCATCTTGTCATACcccatttattaatttaattataggCTAAATGTATTCTGACCTTTGTGTGATTCTCTTTAACGCCTCCCTGAAGTGAGACTAtgggaaacttttttttttctcgtgggAACAGAAATGAAGTGAGAAAGTGAGCAGCTATGAGGCCTTTTTATGATGTGTGAGACATCCACACTTTGAATAAGTGATGAAAAAGACCAAATGAGAGCAGCGTTGGTCCAAATGAAGAATTAAGTCAATTTGATATATATACAGCTCAGTATCACAAATCACAACTGCAAATGCTAGACACTCATGCATTAACAGTTAACAGcagatcaaataaaaaatgaatttaacTGATAACTTGATTGAGGTACCACAGAGACAAATGTTGAGCATGgtcacgtgtgtgtgttgatgtgatgGAGTGTGAGGATGATTATTACACCTGAGTGTTAAGTGTGCTGCAGCAGGTCAGCCTGATACTACCTCATGTTTGGACTTCACACGAGAttccctttaaaataaatcaaagactACTAGATCACAACATGTTCCCTGCAGCCAGCCCTCCTTTTGTCAGTGTGGCCGACACACCCGACGGGTCACCATATTAGAAGTCACCGGTCCATTTCTCTGCTACCAAAGGACACATTTAGTCACTAATTAGTTTCCATCACAGGCTCAGGCGAGCGCGTCATAGGGCTTATTTATGGGGCGGATCCACGTGGCTTAAATCCTATAAAACCTATAACCTACCTACACActatagaaagagagagagagagagagagagagagacagaaagacagagagagagagaaagacagagagagagagagagagagacagaaagagagagaaagagagagagagagagagagagagaggggggggagggagagagagagagaaagacagagagagagggagagaaagacagagagagagagagagagagagagaaagacagaaagagagggagagaaagacagagagagagagagagagagagagagagagaggggagggagagagagagagaaagacagagagagagagagagagagagagagagggggggggagggagggagggagagagagggggggtagggagagagagagagaaagacagaaagagagagaaagacagagagagagagagagagagagagagagagagagagagagagagagagagagacagacagagagagagagaaagagagagagagagagacagacagacagagagagagagagagagagagagggagagaaagacagagagagagagagagagagagagagagagagagagagagacagagagagagtcttAACAGTGCGCATCAGATACATATTTACCAAAACAAAGTTCCTCCTCCTATAATAACTACATCATCATACTCCTATAATAAAGTGACTATTAGGCCTAATTGGAAATCCCATCCTATATGTTAAGATCTATCTTATAAAGTGAGTTTCCATGGTTCCCAGGCGTGATCTCTGAGCCTCCACTAATCTTCCTCTCTTTGATTTGAGACGGAAGTATCATTGCCTGTGAAAAGCCACTTAATCTACAGGATCCCCGTGATCCGATCATCCCTGTGTTATCTCCACACTTTAGCCTATTATGGGGATGAGGGTGACCAGAGATGCAGTGCGAGGAAAAGCTACCCAGAACTCAGAGACCCAAATTTCAGCCTCCTATCATATAGTGAAATCATATATAGTCTGCATCTTAGATAGAGAAAGTGTGGACATTAAATATCTAGCTGTTCCTACACAGATGTTGTGTGTATAGCAGCCTGCCAACCACACCCTAAAGACAAACAGGTTTAGGTGTGAATCAGGCAATTTGACTCTACAACACCAGGCCAGGTCCTGTTCTGATATTTATGTGTGGAGGGTTAGGATGGTTTCAAATCAATAAGCAGAATTTTGGCTTCATCATATGCATCTAGCTATATAAAGCATATTTCATTCTGCCATTTAGTAGAAACATTTAGTGTAGTGAATTActtaaattcattcatttcatttcaaaatttattttgaacatgtagaatacaaaaaaaataaagaaataaagaaaaagcatgatcataccaacaagtggacagtcagaaacaagtagtatttacatacaatgaaaatcataagaaaaataaattgtaaaacacttgatgccttgatttatatattcgaaaaggagtgagaagaagtataaacttatttaatcccactcCTTCTCcataaactgtatttatttaggaTTTAATTACCATTTAAATAGGCTATAGCAGTTGATAACAAAGATTAAaccaatataaaaatattatgttttgtgatactgtattgattctcaaaaaccctATATCGATTTTCAatcaatagtttacatgcaaagattaactcaacaatactttatttcatttgcaaaaaaagagtagtagtagtatgatgttggatgttacagcgaCTGTGATTCATGCAAatacagatcccactgttctgattgcaaaaaaagtaaactgtttttactcagattgtatgcatatggtggtgtgttcttcatactatgacagttttactaaaattagattaaaaatcgcaatatatggCCTTGCATTTAGTATCGcagtatattgcaatatattgaattataacccctgtatcatgatacatacatatcgccagattcttgccaatacacagccataATGAAGTAGTTTTAGTGTATTTTCTGCACTAAAACCTCGATCCCTAAAATGTATGAGAAgtcaaatgaatgaaattaatcAAGCAATAAAACTAATTCAGTATAATCAACAGACCTTGCACTTCCACTCTTATTTAGCAGGATAAATTAGTTCCACTAAGATTGATATGATCAAACTGTGAATTactcataaaaacacacactaagTCAGAAAGACAgtgttttgtgattttgggtGAACTTTCTCCTTAAGGGATTAAGAAACCAAATTGTAACAATGGAGAGACCACATGGCACACTCCCTTTAGTTTAAACTGGACTTTTAGTTGAGCTTGAAAGTGAAAAGAAGAGGATTAGATTTAGATTGATCAAAGTTTCCTTCAGTGTCAAGGCTGCTGCTCGCTGGATGTGAGGGCGTGTCCCGCAGGGGGGCGGGGTTATCTGCAGGCATATCTATCAACAGAGTGCACAATCGGGCCATTTCTCGTTTTATACTCCCAGTgaggactgactgactgactggcacGAGTCAACTTTTACCATGAAGGCTTTAACTGCACCCGAGTCTCCCAGACAGAGGAGTACCAGAAGGGTAAGATGATGTATTCTGACTTCTGGAAGGAATTTCAGGAAGAAAAAATGGTCTAAAATGATGTTCAGggttgtaattgtaatatttaagtTAAGATATATTTTctaaattatgttagtttagatctttcttccttttttgttattgtgttttctctcctggggttggggggaggtcctttgtataagcctgtggctttttgacctctcctgacacatttcttgtttttttttcattgactgtattttgtgcagttttatatatgtgcaaataaataaaataaatttgacttttcAATCCCTTAAGGTCCCTAAACCTATGATGGAGAAACGCAGGCGGGAGCGGATCAACCACAGTCTGGAGACATTACGACTCCTGATGCTGGATAACACCCACGATGAGGTATGTCTGTCTTTGcgtcatgcttttattttgatgtctgACTAAATGTTTATGTATCCTATTAAAGTCCATATTTCCTATTTTAAGTGAGTGTGCTCTCGTTTCTCCTTATAGAAACTGAAGAACCCAAAGGTGGAGAAGGCAGAGATTCTGGAGAGTGTGGTGAACTTCCTGCAGacagagaagaaggaggaggtggagaagagtCACCGGCCCATGAAGAGAGTCCTGTCCAGGCAGCAGAGCCCGACCTCCGGCCGCCAGAGAGACTACCACGACGGCATGAGGTCCTGTCTGCTGAGGGTCAGCCACTTCATAGCCAGCAAGAGCAGCCAGGAGTCAGAGGAGAGCGACCGAGATGTTGTTCAGGTTCCTCTGGCGCTCTCCAAGCCGCAGACACACCCTTCATCTCCAGGTCACATCCACAAGGCCCAGGTCGATCTGTCTCCACCACATCTGGCCCAACATCACCTCCATCACGGAGTCCCTCATCCATACCTCAGCCAGACCCAGGGGACAGGCCTCCACTGTGGCACCAGAGAGCTGCTCTCCTCCACGGCTGCAGCCTGCACGCACATCACTGGTCCAGTGTGGAGGCCTTGGCCTCAGTGACACACTCAGTGacacagatgttttattttagatACTGTAGATGCCCACAGACTGCagtgtaaatatgtatttttttgtacagtCTGGATTCTATATGTACAGTGAAGATATTTTCCATGACAGCAATATATTCTCGTTTTGGCTTTAGGATTTGCTGTTTTGCACGCGCAACATGTTATTTTacctcattttttttatctaagttgtaaatatatgatatttttatgggACAGTGTCcgcagatttttttgttttttttcctttgctgTGACATGAATTCAATTTAGACGCGTGCGTAAAATGCGCGTAAAGACCTGATATTAGAGTCATGATTGTGCTTGTTGAATTCTCTGTTCCCATTTCCAATAAAAGCACAATTTCCTGATCATTCGAGTGGCCTATTCTCTGTGTGAATAGCTTGTACTTGAGCAGTACTTTACAGCTGCACTGTTTAAAAGAAGGGAAGGGGGACATCCACAGGACAGTTAGCAGGTACTCTATCCAGGCTGGACAGCAGTTATGACACATTCGTCTATTGAAATGTTGATGGTGGGAGAGCCTGGTGCTTCTATGATCTTTAAGTGCAGTTTTTTCAAATGTAGAAAAGCAAAGAGTGGCCATTCACACACTGTCCAGCAGCCAGACCGGTTCAGGTGTGGGAGCATCCAATTTACAAGATCCACTTTAGACGACCAAACCCTGCTTGAAATGTTGCATATCCAGTTCAAAGTTACACATTTCAATTTACTGCATCTAATATAGGCTGTATGGATCCATAAAATATGCAATTGAAACTGTTTTGACTATTTGGCACGCGCTGTTTATAGTCAATTATAAAGTATTCAACAGCAGCAggcaaatacaaaacaaacagtagtGTGTGTTAACTTCAAGCCCTTTTGGCTGAGCAGCAACAAgtgttcagttgtttttttaccaccTACTCAAGTCTTCCAGGTGCAGACTTACACTGTTGGTGTTGGAAGAGTCACTACAATGGCAGCTGGCTCTGGTGATGGGGGAGGATGAACCAAGACGTGATCAACTTGGTGTTATCTAACAGGAGGAGTTACTGTATCTAAATTAAAATGGAAGAGATTAAGACataatattttatgtttctgtgaCATTATTTTAGGGAAGGAACGTCTTTCTTTAAATTATTGATATCATACAATAAATACAGTGCTATATCTACCCATGATAATAATGATGCTGATAATTACCACAGCCAACAAATACCACTGTGTAGACCAGGATAGTGGAGTTTAGTGTTCTTTTTGCTTTAACACGATGGACGGACTGCAAAAAGACTGTCATGTTATTGGTAAACATAtctatataaattaaatgttactttaatgccCTGTAACAGGGACAGGGAACATGCAGAAGGCTTTATTTGCACAATAGGTGCCGGCCAAAGTATCTCCTCAGGGCGtgaaaatgtaatgccattCAATTTTCGATGGGGGAGGATGAACCAATCCGTGATAAACTTGGGAAATGTCGATCATACTAAATAAACCATAACAAAGCGCACACATGGCAGCGTTAGTGGGAGTGATTATGTTGTAATTCAGTCTTATTACGCATATGCGTAAAAATGACGCGTAAAAGTAGTTTATGGATCCAGAGTTCCAGTGGTGAGTTTCTACAGGTTATTCTACACTGAGTTGGGGGTTGTTGTTTGTAGATTGGATCAAACAGTCTGGATTGTGGACAGTATATGTTAATGGTCACTCTCGTGTGCTTTTCTACATTTGAAAGACTGAAAGCACTGAAAGCAACCGCCTCCAGCTTATCAACATATGAATGCACACTTGAAGGTCTCATAATTGTTCACAATCGTGGGTTAAATTGCCTCCAGTATACCTCACACATCACAATGCAGATATACGCAGCTCATCTCGTCGCTATTATACTTTGATTTATGGTACCTgatgattttaatattttaattagaAATTATAATATTGAAATTAAAACAGTAATCTTACTTTTTAAGATTAGGTGCTGATTTTATTTCCAAACccattttgagtttttttaatCTTACTCTTATTCGCAATGAAATTCCAAAGGTGTGGAAATCAGCTTATGTTCTCCCTCTTTTAAAGGGAGGTGACTAAACTCTTTTAAGTAACTAAGTTGCCTGTTCTGGCTAAGGTTCTGGAGAAGCTGGTTAGTGATCAATTTAAGGAGTATCTGTCTTCAAATGCTATTTTATCTAAGTTCCAATCCGGCTTcagaaactttaatgtatgtttaaatgctgctgtcttggccaggtctcttcgtaatctcaatgagtactacctggttaaataaaggttaaatatatatacatatatatttattttattttttaaaatttggaCATTACAGTTTATTGATAAGGCCTATAATTAGATCATGCGCTTGTGTAGGGAGCAAAGAGGCTGTGCTTGTGAAGGGAACGTGTAACATAAAAAATCGTTTGAATATTTTCCTAAGATGTGGGTGTATATTTTTCTGAAGTGGTAAAACTAAACACTTTATCCCATTTATCATCTTATGACCCGTTGGTTGGTCCCGCTTGTGGATCAACACATTCCTTCAAAGCCTGTTTGAAAACAGCCTTTTATCAATGGGCTGATCTCTGGACAGGATGCTCCTTTGTGCGCCTTTAAAGCTTAAAGCCCCTAAAGAAAAGCCCGCAGGACTAAGCAAATCAATTAAAGTTGGAATCACATTAGGCTTTCATCTGAGAGGCTTCTGTCTAACTGAAGAGTAATGCATTTATTGTCAGTGTAAAACAGATACGGATTAGTCCAATGCGGATATATCTACTTAAAAGGTCTCTGCTTTGtttattttagacaaaaaaagcacacaaaCTTTTATCAATCTACAGTCTCAGAAAGCCTCCACACTGCTCAGCATTTCAATCAGCAGTTGTTCTCCTACTGTTGTTTTTTGCCACATCAGCAGCAAAGTGAGAATAAATCACCTTTTGGCCTCATCAACAAACCATTTGATGACTGCAGTTCACATAACCAGCCCTCAGTTCActatatatcatattttatattgcagGCTACTCCCATAAACCTTTGGGAGTTATTTCAATTTTGTATTGAGTTTATTAGTTTATGTGCGTTCTTAGGCAGTCATACTAATGTTACAACAATAACTCACCTATaatgaaatcaaattaaataaactataattagTGGAgcttaattcattatttaaaccTCTATAGTCCTATAGCAGTGGCCGCGTGTCGTCCAGCTCTCCAGCCGGAGTCTGGACGTTATAAAAGCTCCACACCTCAAGGTGTTAATCGGTTTGCTGCCTCCCACGCGCCAGAGGTGACGTGCTCGTGCACGAAAACAGCTCTCTGTGCCGCAGTGTTATTATTgcgcatgtgtgtatgtgtgtggtgtcAGGTAT
This DNA window, taken from Sebastes umbrosus isolate fSebUmb1 chromosome 9, fSebUmb1.pri, whole genome shotgun sequence, encodes the following:
- the her11 gene encoding hairy-related 11, giving the protein MQLPLRTSGPNTVCNMTRKLQNPTLEEGKSRKRVLKPVVEKKRRDRINQSLAELRSLLLNHTSDPRLQNPKIEKAEILDLAVEYVQKWTDGRDLRKDSTTSHVKTHAPVVSLHHTESGAPTLFTIESAGFQQCVAQLSSYMHKITPAQRTRLIEGLKHHTESQQPNNPQPDFNKRVTDTEMAKGPDGITMDVICTSERKEETPKFPSHSPFQPHSCSTPFHDYLSPPPSPWLSPSFSTYATSPPFPSFASHFSFPPSLSPLSSNTSFFSFSPTAPHSGSPALLCPPLITLRSPPHPAPREGSPPNSSSSMWRPWF
- the her5 gene encoding hairy-related 5 codes for the protein MKALTAPESPRQRSTRRVPKPMMEKRRRERINHSLETLRLLMLDNTHDEKLKNPKVEKAEILESVVNFLQTEKKEEVEKSHRPMKRVLSRQQSPTSGRQRDYHDGMRSCLLRVSHFIASKSSQESEESDRDVVQVPLALSKPQTHPSSPGHIHKAQVDLSPPHLAQHHLHHGVPHPYLSQTQGTGLHCGTRELLSSTAAACTHITGPVWRPWPQ